From Woronichinia naegeliana WA131, the proteins below share one genomic window:
- a CDS encoding transporter substrate-binding domain-containing protein, giving the protein MVKLPTFLHSLIYIVIIGWILGDIPTLALDGAAPKTLLRVGVVVAPPFVNLVSSASPPIIVPTQKSPLPQVTPKPKIIFNGIAIDIWQRLATFNNLNYQYFLESNINSGINDLAANKIDILVGPIAITPHRLQQVSFTQPYFSSHLALLILESPPSLWHILQPFLRMAVIFSLVGLFLIHLFIANLLWLAEHRRNPEQFPPRYWEGIFEALWFVSVTMTTVGYGDKVPVTHWGRFIAFIWMWISLISTTSITAGLATTLTLSLSQQPNKKYTSIENLRYQKVATISSDLMDEIFKVYNLQEVRAPNLATAINLLLGKEVDAVLYADSSLRYYLDKHPDKSLGLLPLYNQPINYGFALPFNSSYLNLFNIGITQMTEDRQMQEIVQRWVP; this is encoded by the coding sequence ATGGTTAAGTTGCCAACTTTTCTGCATTCTCTCATTTATATTGTTATCATTGGCTGGATTTTAGGGGATATACCAACTCTAGCACTTGATGGAGCCGCTCCCAAAACCCTGTTACGGGTGGGGGTGGTTGTTGCTCCTCCCTTTGTTAATTTAGTCTCCTCGGCTAGTCCCCCAATCATTGTGCCTACCCAAAAATCTCCTTTACCGCAAGTAACTCCCAAACCTAAGATTATTTTTAATGGCATCGCGATCGACATCTGGCAACGATTGGCGACTTTTAATAATCTGAATTATCAGTATTTTTTAGAATCTAATATTAATAGTGGTATTAACGATTTAGCTGCTAACAAAATTGATATTTTGGTAGGGCCGATCGCCATCACCCCCCATCGACTTCAGCAGGTCAGTTTTACCCAGCCCTATTTTAGTTCGCATCTGGCTCTCTTGATATTGGAATCGCCTCCCTCTCTCTGGCATATTCTCCAACCTTTTTTGCGGATGGCCGTCATTTTTTCCTTAGTGGGACTTTTTCTGATTCACCTTTTTATTGCTAATTTACTCTGGCTGGCGGAACATCGTCGTAATCCAGAGCAATTTCCTCCCCGCTATTGGGAAGGTATTTTCGAGGCGTTGTGGTTTGTTTCAGTCACGATGACGACTGTTGGCTATGGAGATAAGGTTCCTGTAACTCACTGGGGACGATTTATTGCGTTTATTTGGATGTGGATATCGCTGATCTCAACAACCTCTATTACTGCTGGTTTAGCGACAACTTTAACGCTTTCCTTATCTCAGCAACCCAATAAAAAATATACTAGTATTGAAAACCTGCGATATCAAAAAGTAGCAACTATTTCCAGTGATCTCATGGATGAAATTTTTAAAGTCTATAATCTTCAGGAAGTTCGAGCTCCTAATTTAGCTACTGCTATTAATCTTCTTTTAGGAAAGGAGGTGGATGCCGTACTTTATGCGGATAGTAGTCTTCGCTATTATTTAGATAAACATCCCGACAAATCCTTGGGACTTTTACCCTTGTATAATCAGCCCATTAACTATGGCTTCGCACTCCCGTTTAATAGTTCCTATCTCAATCTCTTTAATATTGGTATTACCCAGATGACAGAAGATCGACAAATGCAAGAGATTGTACAGCGATGGGTTCCCTAG
- a CDS encoding M48 family metalloprotease produces the protein MTLDEPIKELNKGLQALQHQNYREAIRCLDEFCQHYPDQQSPFFIQAKMGIVRAYRSQGEPEKAIAICDVLVEHPNPEISTWARSILTLLRAPEPTTSSPNSTAYCPAGRAEKMRVKVLMPNVADSLIFSLLVALMIPLLIIFGGGWLWGELIGLDSLVSLVNLAILATLSLNFLAFCFSTWLLDIMQGFFYRVNWVNLGEIQKYSPETGDLLLKICRDRHITIPRLGVINDRRPISYSYGIRRNQARLIVSKGIFRYLKADEIATIYAHELGHILSRDCGVITFISAWGQAFYALYLLIRQGGNRIPSLAWITDILAWPFYVLFQIYQGLNLYVSRTREYYADHFAVEQTGNPNGLIRALVKVAKGIIKQDRQAPENPDATDVVIPHFLEGMRMFAIYDFRTAQVSERSSQLKPQTLARLMLWEMVSPWSQLLEPLSSHPLPGRRIQILTYYAEQLDLDTEYGMGLIRQDLRQLNPRIIQLKFWLGLGLWTLPGLGLLLGLILTRFPTLNFPLVSALGFGFGTGLLLQTLIFMVRSRYSQPTDLLSLLYDPTLSPIGTQIIKCQGKLRQVSGAPRQKPKLYFSDNTAILMAAFPLWYQGWQKLKKIIPNSTGNSMPIFNTKGEITASFYRSLSPYLIIHSFTYGNQTIRLYPYLSQGLAAIALLMLSVTVFKNF, from the coding sequence ATGACCTTAGATGAACCGATCAAAGAACTGAATAAAGGTTTACAGGCTTTACAGCATCAAAATTATCGCGAAGCCATTCGCTGTTTAGACGAATTTTGTCAGCATTATCCAGATCAACAATCTCCCTTTTTTATTCAGGCCAAAATGGGTATAGTACGAGCCTATCGCAGCCAGGGAGAACCGGAAAAAGCGATCGCCATCTGTGACGTTTTAGTGGAACATCCTAACCCTGAAATATCCACCTGGGCACGCTCTATTCTGACCTTGCTCCGAGCACCAGAACCCACCACCTCATCCCCCAATTCTACCGCTTACTGTCCAGCCGGAAGGGCTGAAAAAATGCGGGTTAAGGTATTGATGCCTAATGTCGCGGATAGTTTAATTTTTTCCCTATTAGTCGCATTAATGATACCCTTGCTAATTATTTTTGGGGGGGGATGGTTATGGGGAGAATTGATCGGGCTTGATTCCCTTGTCAGTCTGGTGAATTTGGCAATATTGGCTACCCTAAGTCTCAATTTTCTGGCCTTTTGCTTCTCGACTTGGTTGTTAGACATCATGCAAGGGTTTTTCTATCGAGTCAATTGGGTTAATTTGGGCGAAATTCAAAAATATAGTCCAGAAACTGGCGACCTATTACTCAAAATTTGTCGCGATCGCCATATTACTATTCCGCGTTTAGGGGTCATTAATGATCGTCGTCCGATCTCTTACAGCTATGGCATTCGCCGTAACCAAGCCCGTCTCATTGTTAGCAAAGGTATTTTCCGGTATCTAAAAGCTGATGAAATTGCCACAATTTACGCCCATGAATTAGGTCATATTCTCAGTCGCGACTGTGGTGTAATCACCTTTATTTCTGCTTGGGGTCAGGCCTTTTACGCGCTTTACCTGCTCATCCGTCAAGGGGGAAACCGCATTCCATCTTTAGCCTGGATAACTGATATTTTGGCTTGGCCTTTTTACGTGCTTTTTCAGATCTACCAAGGTCTGAATCTTTATGTCTCTCGTACCAGAGAATATTACGCCGATCATTTTGCCGTCGAACAGACCGGTAATCCCAATGGCTTAATCCGAGCTTTGGTCAAAGTCGCAAAAGGTATTATCAAACAAGATCGTCAAGCCCCAGAAAATCCAGATGCCACAGATGTCGTCATTCCCCATTTTTTAGAAGGAATGCGAATGTTTGCGATCTATGATTTCCGCACGGCTCAGGTTAGCGAAAGAAGTAGTCAATTGAAGCCTCAGACTCTAGCTCGTCTCATGCTTTGGGAAATGGTTAGTCCCTGGAGTCAACTACTCGAACCCCTTTCCTCCCATCCTCTACCTGGCAGACGCATTCAAATCCTAACCTATTATGCAGAACAGTTAGACCTCGATACTGAGTATGGTATGGGTTTAATTCGTCAAGATCTAAGGCAGTTAAATCCTCGTATTATTCAACTTAAGTTTTGGCTAGGGCTAGGGTTATGGACTTTACCAGGATTGGGTTTACTATTAGGGCTAATTTTGACTCGTTTTCCTACCCTTAATTTTCCGTTAGTATCTGCTCTAGGGTTCGGTTTCGGAACAGGATTATTACTACAAACCCTCATTTTTATGGTGCGATCGCGTTATTCCCAACCCACCGACTTGCTTTCCCTGCTCTACGATCCCACTCTCAGTCCGATAGGAACCCAGATCATCAAATGTCAAGGAAAATTACGTCAAGTTTCAGGTGCTCCTAGACAAAAACCTAAGCTATATTTCAGCGATAATACTGCAATTCTGATGGCCGCCTTTCCCCTGTGGTATCAGGGCTGGCAAAAACTGAAAAAAATCATCCCCAATTCGACGGGCAATTCTATGCCTATCTTCAATACAAAAGGAGAGATCACCGCTAGTTTTTACCGTAGTCTATCCCCCTATTTAATCATTCATTCATTCACTTATGGGAATCAAACCATTCGACTCTATCCCTATCTTTCCCAAGGATTGGCCGCGATCGCCTTGCTGATGTTAAGTGTGACTGTCTTCAAAAATTTTTAA
- a CDS encoding glycosyl transferase, with protein MSQPIIYFAVTGHGFGHAVRVACVANQIQKLCPDSLLILATRSPRWLLEAYIEGDFIHRSCTFDVGVIQADSLQMDHAETLRQMQTIYTHQNRLIATEVNYLLNNRVNLVLADIPALAVAIAHKAGIPCWMMSNFGWNFIYRDWGADFQDIVDQIERDYQNCDRLFRLPLCEPMSIFPEITDVGLTGGEPYYSKAHLIETFGLKSTKTVLLTFGGLGLQSIPYQNLEQFPDWQFITFDQQAPSLPQLIKVTDYHYRPVDFMPFCDRVISKPGFSTFAEVLRLEVPLISLTRDGFAEAAILLKGLQDYSQHQIIPHDEFFRGDWDFLHQPLSPPRQSSKLDKNGAETIAQTILDNL; from the coding sequence GTGTCGCAACCGATCATTTATTTTGCCGTAACAGGTCACGGTTTTGGTCATGCCGTTCGGGTCGCCTGTGTGGCTAACCAGATCCAAAAATTATGTCCTGATAGTTTGCTAATCCTAGCAACCCGTAGTCCTCGCTGGCTGTTGGAAGCTTATATTGAGGGGGATTTCATTCACCGTTCCTGTACTTTTGATGTGGGCGTAATTCAGGCAGATAGTTTACAGATGGATCACGCTGAAACCCTACGGCAAATGCAGACTATTTATACTCACCAAAATCGTTTAATTGCCACTGAGGTTAATTATCTACTCAATAATCGGGTAAATTTGGTCTTAGCCGACATTCCCGCCCTAGCAGTGGCGATCGCCCATAAAGCGGGAATTCCCTGTTGGATGATGAGTAATTTTGGCTGGAATTTTATTTATCGAGACTGGGGGGCGGATTTTCAAGACATTGTGGATCAGATCGAACGGGATTATCAAAACTGCGATCGCTTATTTCGCTTACCCCTCTGCGAACCCATGAGTATTTTTCCCGAGATAACTGATGTGGGTTTAACGGGAGGAGAACCCTACTATTCAAAAGCGCATCTGATCGAAACCTTTGGCCTAAAATCAACCAAAACGGTGCTACTGACCTTTGGGGGTTTAGGACTACAAAGTATTCCTTACCAGAATTTAGAACAATTTCCCGATTGGCAATTTATTACCTTTGATCAGCAGGCTCCCAGTCTTCCTCAATTGATTAAGGTGACTGATTATCATTATCGACCAGTTGATTTTATGCCCTTCTGCGATCGCGTTATTTCTAAGCCAGGATTCAGCACTTTTGCCGAGGTTTTACGTTTAGAAGTTCCTTTAATTTCGCTGACCAGGGATGGCTTTGCAGAAGCGGCCATTTTATTAAAGGGTTTACAGGACTACAGCCAACACCAGATAATTCCCCATGACGAATTCTTCAGAGGCGATTGGGATTTTCTCCATCAACCCCTATCCCCACCTCGCCAAAGCTCCAAACTAGATAAAAATGGGGCTGAAACAATTGCCCAGACTATATTAGATAATTTGTAG
- a CDS encoding ATP-binding protein, whose product MTNLICPMLEISKADILNRLRFDNPWWETGQQEKIAYEHTPRRKYFEPFHQQILDRTVRRAIVLMGPRRVGKTVMVYHSIRALLDAGIEGNKILYLSLETPLYTGLPLERLVNYFQELFNHKRDDQLFIYFDEIQYLRDWEIHLKSLVDSFAEYRFVVTGSAAAALRFKSNESGAGRFSDYILPPLTFAEYLMFIDREAELIQQAKFNSQIEELNQEFVNYLNFGGYPEAVFSETIRQNPGQYIKSDIIDKVLLRDLPSLYGISDIQELNRLFTTLAYNSGNEVSLDALSKSSGVAKNTIKRYLEYLEAAFLIRRVERIDQNAKRFKRAVGFKVYLTNPSMRSALFGKLDADAEAM is encoded by the coding sequence CTTAACCGTCTTCGGTTTGATAATCCCTGGTGGGAAACGGGTCAGCAGGAAAAGATTGCCTATGAGCATACCCCACGGCGTAAATATTTTGAGCCATTTCATCAACAAATTCTGGATCGGACAGTGCGGCGGGCGATCGTATTGATGGGGCCAAGACGGGTAGGTAAAACTGTGATGGTTTATCACAGTATTCGCGCTCTTCTTGATGCAGGGATTGAGGGCAACAAAATTTTATATTTATCCCTAGAAACGCCACTCTATACGGGATTACCGCTAGAACGCTTAGTTAATTATTTTCAAGAATTGTTTAATCACAAGCGCGATGATCAATTATTTATCTATTTTGATGAGATTCAATATCTTCGAGACTGGGAAATTCATCTAAAATCCTTGGTTGATTCCTTTGCGGAGTATCGTTTTGTGGTTACGGGTTCGGCGGCGGCAGCACTACGTTTTAAAAGTAATGAATCAGGGGCAGGGCGTTTCAGTGATTATATTTTACCACCGTTAACCTTTGCAGAATATTTAATGTTTATTGATCGAGAAGCTGAACTAATTCAACAAGCAAAATTTAATAGCCAGATTGAGGAACTTAATCAAGAGTTTGTTAACTATCTCAATTTCGGTGGCTATCCCGAAGCTGTTTTTTCAGAGACGATTAGACAAAATCCTGGACAATATATCAAAAGTGACATTATTGACAAAGTTTTACTGCGTGATCTCCCCAGTCTTTATGGAATTAGTGATATTCAAGAATTAAATCGGCTATTTACAACATTGGCTTACAATTCAGGTAATGAGGTAAGTTTGGATGCTTTATCTAAATCATCGGGAGTGGCAAAAAATACGATCAAACGCTATTTAGAATATCTAGAAGCTGCTTTTTTGATTCGACGAGTGGAGAGAATTGATCAAAATGCTAAACGGTTTAAACGCGCAGTCGGTTTTAAGGTTTATTTAACCAATCCCTCCATGCGATCGGCCTTATTTGGAAAACTTGACGCTGATGCTGAGGCGATGTGA
- a CDS encoding chlorophyll A-B binding protein has translation MNNESNGKFGFTTFAENWNGRLAMIGFSAALILELVSGQGVLHFFGIL, from the coding sequence ATGAACAACGAATCTAACGGCAAATTTGGCTTTACCACCTTCGCAGAAAATTGGAACGGCCGTCTGGCTATGATTGGTTTCTCTGCGGCTCTGATCCTTGAACTCGTCTCTGGTCAAGGTGTTCTTCACTTTTTCGGTATTCTCTAA
- a CDS encoding thymidylate synthase has protein sequence MFTYTPHYKPNQLLCGHGQTALITGWTVRQAIAKQLTPEDYAVIGNLYSPTRGIGPLIRNLLANPHVRYLVILDATREDKNAGGGQCLFDFFEQGFRAGKTDTGRGCWIINSTVTGYIDPEIPADVLEKLRTSIQYKSFKSSKEAIALVKELATKPSLKSWGEALLFPQAESIPTVLPGPRYGHRIEGKTIAETWVKILHRIKTTGTIRPTGYDGKWQELIDLVAVITDEPKEFYFPEPNFLPIDPAFIQDYIPQILEDAPYTEGVKYTYGQRLRSCFGRDQIEQVILKLIGEIDAASGVMSLWDVKDHEKGGSPCLNHLWARVVDNELSLTATLRSNDMFAAWPANAMGLRALQQHIRDQIAQRSEYNLTMGPLITISQSAHIYDDTWENVDKLIATQYNQIMRQRDYFDPSGNFLIELQAGEITVQQTTAGSGEVVACYAGKNPLKLIREICAATPAIQPDHIGYLGIELQKAAEALKQGTIYTQDQ, from the coding sequence ATGTTTACCTATACCCCCCACTATAAACCAAATCAACTCCTCTGTGGTCACGGGCAAACGGCTCTGATTACGGGTTGGACAGTACGACAGGCGATCGCCAAACAGTTGACCCCTGAAGACTACGCTGTAATTGGTAATCTTTATAGTCCGACGCGGGGAATTGGCCCTTTAATTCGTAATTTGTTGGCCAATCCCCATGTGCGTTATCTAGTGATTTTAGATGCCACTAGAGAAGATAAAAATGCAGGAGGGGGTCAATGTCTATTCGATTTTTTTGAGCAAGGTTTTCGAGCGGGTAAGACCGATACAGGGCGAGGTTGTTGGATCATTAACTCCACCGTTACAGGTTATATTGATCCTGAAATTCCTGCTGATGTTTTAGAAAAGTTACGCACATCTATTCAATATAAATCTTTTAAATCCAGTAAAGAGGCGATCGCCTTAGTTAAAGAATTGGCGACTAAACCAAGCTTGAAATCCTGGGGAGAAGCCCTATTATTTCCCCAAGCTGAATCTATTCCCACCGTATTACCAGGCCCGCGTTATGGTCATCGCATAGAAGGAAAAACGATTGCTGAAACCTGGGTAAAAATTTTACATCGTATTAAAACAACGGGAACTATTCGACCGACAGGCTACGATGGTAAATGGCAAGAATTAATTGATTTAGTGGCGGTTATTACCGATGAACCTAAAGAATTTTATTTTCCTGAACCCAACTTTTTACCCATTGATCCCGCTTTTATTCAAGATTATATTCCCCAAATTTTAGAGGATGCTCCCTACACCGAAGGCGTTAAATATACCTACGGTCAACGACTGCGATCGTGTTTTGGGCGAGATCAAATTGAACAGGTTATTTTAAAATTAATTGGTGAAATTGATGCGGCCAGTGGGGTAATGTCCCTTTGGGATGTAAAGGATCACGAAAAAGGCGGGAGTCCTTGTTTAAATCATCTTTGGGCGCGGGTGGTAGATAATGAACTATCGTTAACAGCGACCTTAAGAAGTAATGATATGTTCGCAGCTTGGCCTGCCAATGCGATGGGTTTACGCGCATTACAGCAACATATTCGAGATCAAATTGCTCAACGTTCTGAGTATAATTTAACAATGGGGCCATTAATTACCATTAGTCAATCAGCCCATATTTATGATGATACCTGGGAAAATGTGGATAAATTAATTGCGACCCAATATAATCAAATTATGCGTCAACGGGACTATTTTGATCCTTCAGGTAATTTTTTGATTGAGTTACAAGCTGGAGAAATTACAGTACAACAAACCACTGCGGGGAGTGGGGAAGTTGTCGCTTGTTATGCAGGCAAAAATCCGTTAAAATTAATTCGTGAGATTTGTGCAGCAACTCCAGCCATTCAACCTGACCATATTGGTTATTTAGGGATTGAATTGCAAAAAGCAGCCGAAGCATTAAAACAGGGGACTATCTATACTCAAGATCAGTGA
- a CDS encoding type II toxin-antitoxin system PemK/MazF family toxin, translating to MNTKQGEVWLADLGIAAKTRPVVVISRYDANPPRVLVIYVPLTTQYRNSKYEVVLPNLKFLNQSSIANVQGIGSIPIARFERKLGELPSEVILQIKKAIIFAMDLI from the coding sequence ATGAATACTAAACAGGGTGAAGTTTGGTTAGCCGATTTAGGGATAGCAGCAAAGACTCGTCCAGTTGTAGTTATCTCTCGTTACGATGCAAATCCTCCAAGAGTTTTAGTGATCTATGTTCCTCTGACAACTCAATACAGAAATAGTAAATATGAAGTCGTACTTCCTAACTTGAAATTTCTCAATCAATCATCTATCGCTAATGTTCAGGGTATTGGGTCTATCCCCATAGCAAGATTTGAACGTAAGCTGGGAGAATTGCCGAGTGAGGTCATATTACAAATTAAGAAAGCTATTATCTTTGCGATGGATTTAATTTAA
- a CDS encoding SBBP repeat-containing protein — translation MTLNTALSLTYDQLNAVAQSPDYWTILNTAFGANYNQTLAQTLQSQWQAGDFSALPPVEILSSSTLGKANGAYAQSTNKIYLSDSFLATASEDQLVAVLLEEIGHSIDAKINQTDSAGDEGELFSLLVRGLIPSATELNRLQTENDQATIVIDGQLVAIEQAVEPTLVWAKRLGGTDYDNVNSLEVDSSGNVYTTGIFSGTADFDPGTGVSNLTSAGGDDVFISKLNSDGSFAWAKSWGGTDYDGVSGLKVDSSGNVYTTGTFYGTADFDPGTGVSNLTSAGDSDVFISKLNSDGSLAWAKSWGGTVYDYANSLEVDSSGNVYSTGTFFGTADFDPGTGVSNLTSAGGYDVFISKLNSDGSFAWAKSWGGTGSDNVIPRTAIICVF, via the coding sequence ATGACTCTCAACACCGCTCTCAGCCTCACCTACGACCAACTCAACGCCGTAGCCCAGTCCCCCGACTATTGGACAATCCTCAACACCGCCTTCGGTGCCAATTACAACCAAACCCTTGCCCAAACTCTGCAATCCCAATGGCAAGCAGGAGACTTTAGCGCACTGCCGCCCGTTGAAATCCTCAGTAGCAGTACTCTCGGCAAGGCCAACGGAGCCTACGCCCAAAGCACCAACAAAATTTATCTCTCTGACTCATTCCTCGCCACCGCCAGCGAAGACCAGTTAGTCGCTGTTCTCCTTGAAGAAATTGGCCACAGCATTGATGCCAAAATTAATCAAACTGACAGTGCAGGGGATGAAGGGGAACTGTTTTCTCTGTTGGTGCGCGGCCTTATCCCCAGTGCAACGGAATTAAATCGCCTGCAAACGGAAAATGACCAGGCAACGATTGTCATTGATGGGCAATTGGTGGCGATCGAACAGGCCGTTGAACCAACCCTTGTCTGGGCGAAACGTTTGGGCGGGACAGATTACGATAATGTTAATAGCCTAGAGGTAGATAGTAGCGGCAACGTCTATACCACTGGCATTTTCTCTGGCACAGCAGACTTTGACCCAGGTACGGGAGTGAGCAATCTCACCAGTGCAGGTGGTGATGATGTATTTATCTCTAAGTTAAACAGTGATGGTTCCTTTGCCTGGGCGAAAAGTTGGGGCGGGACAGATTACGATGGTGTTTCTGGACTAAAGGTAGATAGTAGCGGCAACGTCTATACCACTGGCACTTTCTATGGTACAGCAGACTTTGACCCAGGTACGGGAGTGAGCAATCTCACCAGTGCAGGTGATAGTGATGTATTTATCTCTAAGTTAAACAGTGATGGTTCCCTTGCCTGGGCGAAAAGTTGGGGCGGGACAGTTTACGATTATGCTAATAGCCTAGAGGTAGATAGTAGCGGCAACGTCTATAGCACGGGCACTTTCTTTGGCACAGCAGACTTTGACCCAGGTACGGGAGTGAGCAATCTCACCAGTGCAGGTGGTTATGATGTATTTATCTCTAAGTTAAACAGTGATGGTTCCTTTGCCTGGGCGAAAAGTTGGGGCGGGACAGGCAGCGATAATGTTATACCTCGCACGGCGATAATTTGCGTTTTTTAG
- a CDS encoding DUF3782 domain-containing protein, whose product MTTTAGDVWQLLAELVAAQKETERLLKEQSQETNQRNQETERKILAVSQEVSEVNKELSKQISAVNKQISAVNKQIGDLGGKWGRFVENMVAPACETIFLKRGIPVHQVGQRIKKRLNGQTLEIDVLVTNADHVLVVEVKSSLGVDDVKALIEDLTQFRQFFPEYNQKQLYGAVAGIEIEEGADKYAYRQGLFVLAQAGETVTILNNSDFRPKNW is encoded by the coding sequence ATGACAACTACAGCAGGGGATGTATGGCAATTACTAGCTGAATTAGTCGCGGCACAGAAAGAGACTGAACGCCTACTGAAAGAACAATCCCAGGAGACAAATCAACGTAATCAAGAAACTGAGCGTAAAATCCTTGCCGTTAGTCAGGAAGTCAGCGAAGTTAATAAAGAATTGAGTAAACAGATTAGTGCCGTTAACAAACAGATCAGTGCTGTTAATAAACAAATCGGTGATCTGGGAGGCAAATGGGGACGTTTTGTGGAAAATATGGTAGCTCCCGCCTGTGAAACAATATTTCTAAAACGAGGGATTCCTGTTCATCAAGTCGGTCAACGTATTAAAAAACGTTTAAATGGACAAACTTTAGAAATTGACGTACTGGTGACAAATGCAGATCATGTTTTGGTGGTGGAAGTGAAGAGTAGTTTAGGGGTTGATGATGTTAAAGCATTAATAGAAGACTTGACACAATTTCGACAGTTTTTTCCTGAATATAACCAAAAACAACTCTATGGAGCCGTAGCAGGTATTGAAATTGAAGAAGGGGCAGATAAATATGCCTATCGTCAGGGTTTGTTTGTGTTAGCTCAGGCGGGGGAAACGGTTACAATTTTAAATAATTCCGATTTTCGGCCAAAGAATTGGTGA